In one Arenibacter antarcticus genomic region, the following are encoded:
- a CDS encoding DUF2179 domain-containing protein has translation MEQFFYDNFGVSENVLNYLIIPFLIFLARIGDVSISTIRIIFVMSGKKNIAPILGFFEALIWLLAIGQIIENIDNPMSYFAYAGGFAVGTYVGMYIEERLALGRVVLRLITKERVQELLTFFNDNDYRYSMLDAEGKTGKVNVVFLVLKREHLNHLTDAINKYHPNAFYTIEGVKMVNEANLSEEGRRGIGLRWLQLKRK, from the coding sequence ATGGAACAATTTTTTTATGATAATTTCGGCGTAAGTGAGAATGTTTTAAACTACTTAATTATTCCTTTTTTAATATTTTTGGCGAGAATCGGGGATGTTTCAATTTCTACTATCCGAATCATTTTTGTGATGAGTGGAAAGAAAAATATTGCTCCCATTTTGGGTTTTTTCGAAGCCCTTATCTGGCTTTTGGCAATAGGGCAGATAATTGAAAATATAGATAACCCTATGTCCTATTTCGCCTATGCTGGTGGTTTTGCTGTTGGAACCTATGTAGGCATGTATATTGAGGAAAGACTTGCCTTAGGCCGTGTTGTGTTACGACTAATTACCAAGGAGCGGGTTCAGGAATTACTGACCTTTTTCAACGATAATGACTATCGTTATTCCATGTTGGATGCTGAAGGGAAAACAGGAAAAGTTAATGTGGTCTTTTTAGTCTTAAAAAGAGAGCATCTTAATCATTTGACTGATGCCATCAATAAATATCACCCTAATGCATTCTATACCATAGAGGGAGTGAAAATGGTAAACGAAGCCAATTTGTCCGAGGAAGGCCGAAGAGGTATCGGTTTAAGGTGGTTGCAGTTAAAACGGAAATAA
- a CDS encoding universal stress protein, giving the protein MTKKIRLDNELNLIVALDLTRMDPILLKYVSFLSTIWKVKHLYFVHNIKQSKLYNLYEDFLKDCITIEDIVERELERSIEENYNGKSSYTLIITTDDYTESILGHLSKEYRIDVVITGNKDELQGTGAVPQKLVRMLNANLLLVPEDAKHRLQKVLVPIDFSSDSAKAFSAAESLVTGDNGEIQALHVYNIPSFYFPYIDTEEAKDKTKAHLHSRFQQYRKKYRLPENINFKHIDREDFSVGEVIEQQAEKGEFDIILLSARGGNNITSLFIGSITNDLLLRNRNMPLLVVK; this is encoded by the coding sequence ATGACGAAGAAGATACGATTGGATAATGAATTGAACCTTATAGTAGCCTTAGATTTAACCCGGATGGATCCTATTCTATTAAAGTATGTTAGTTTTTTAAGTACTATATGGAAGGTAAAACATCTCTACTTTGTCCATAATATAAAACAATCCAAACTGTACAACCTATACGAGGATTTTTTAAAGGACTGCATTACAATTGAAGATATAGTGGAGCGGGAGTTGGAGCGTTCTATAGAAGAAAACTATAATGGGAAATCATCCTACACCTTAATCATCACCACGGATGATTATACAGAGAGCATTCTGGGGCATTTGTCTAAGGAATATCGTATAGATGTTGTGATAACGGGAAATAAGGACGAGTTGCAAGGTACAGGAGCGGTACCCCAAAAATTGGTGCGCATGTTGAACGCGAATTTACTATTGGTACCTGAGGATGCCAAGCATCGGTTGCAAAAGGTGTTGGTTCCAATCGACTTCAGTTCCGATTCCGCAAAGGCATTTTCGGCCGCTGAAAGTTTGGTAACTGGTGATAATGGAGAAATCCAAGCCTTACATGTGTACAATATTCCCTCATTTTATTTTCCCTATATTGATACTGAAGAAGCGAAGGACAAAACGAAAGCGCATTTGCATTCTAGATTCCAACAATATCGCAAAAAATATCGTCTTCCGGAAAATATTAATTTTAAACATATAGATAGGGAAGATTTCTCTGTAGGAGAGGTCATAGAACAACAGGCGGAGAAGGGTGAATTTGATATTATTCTGCTATCCGCTAGGGGAGGGAACAATATTACTTCCCTTTTTATTGGCAGTATAACCAACGATCTATTGTTGAGGAATCGGAATATGCCCCTGCTGGTTGTGAAATAA
- a CDS encoding nucleoside deaminase — MDISQESLSNSDLKHLAHCLALAEEAVKAGDEPFGSILVNQNNEVIATARNRVNQLNNLAHPEIELAHWAADHLSPEERKTTTMYTSGEHCPMCSAAHGWVGLGGIVYLSSAKQLREWLQEIDVPAAPIHFYPIQDIVPNIQVKGPGSGELLQGIKALHRKFHTKHSKTNKG, encoded by the coding sequence ATGGATATATCTCAGGAATCACTTTCGAATAGCGATCTTAAACATCTGGCACATTGCTTAGCTTTAGCGGAAGAAGCAGTAAAGGCGGGGGACGAACCCTTTGGGTCCATTTTGGTGAACCAAAATAATGAGGTAATTGCAACGGCACGAAATAGGGTGAACCAATTAAACAATCTGGCACATCCCGAAATAGAACTTGCCCATTGGGCAGCAGACCATTTGTCCCCCGAAGAACGTAAAACAACCACCATGTACACTAGTGGGGAACATTGTCCAATGTGTTCCGCCGCCCACGGATGGGTAGGCTTGGGGGGAATTGTATACTTGAGTTCCGCAAAACAATTAAGGGAATGGTTGCAGGAAATAGATGTGCCTGCTGCTCCTATTCACTTCTATCCAATACAGGATATTGTGCCAAATATTCAAGTAAAAGGTCCGGGAAGTGGGGAGCTCTTGCAAGGCATCAAAGCGCTGCACAGAAAGTTCCATACCAAGCATTCCAAAACAAATAAAGGTTAA
- a CDS encoding sigma-70 family RNA polymerase sigma factor: MDTVTIWNKFNGQMYFFILKKVQDRDATNEIMQNSFLKIHQNIDQLKNQEKVKAWAFQIVRNEIYNHFNNSTKKVEDFNSAPIIQTENYSDFCCFDHFITDLPQEYRTVMTLVYINGMKQKEAASEIGISLANVKARVRRAKAILIMNFKECCKFNLNHEGKLVGESNCSRCN; the protein is encoded by the coding sequence ATGGACACTGTCACGATATGGAACAAGTTTAACGGTCAAATGTACTTTTTTATACTAAAAAAAGTACAAGATCGAGATGCGACTAATGAAATAATGCAAAATTCCTTTTTAAAGATTCATCAAAATATTGATCAATTAAAAAATCAGGAAAAAGTAAAGGCTTGGGCATTTCAGATTGTCAGGAATGAAATTTACAATCACTTTAACAACTCGACTAAAAAAGTAGAGGACTTTAATTCCGCACCTATCATCCAAACTGAAAATTATTCAGATTTTTGCTGTTTTGATCACTTTATAACTGACCTTCCTCAGGAATATAGAACGGTAATGACATTGGTCTATATAAATGGAATGAAACAAAAAGAAGCAGCCTCCGAAATTGGCATCAGTTTGGCCAATGTTAAGGCAAGAGTAAGACGCGCTAAAGCCATTCTGATTATGAACTTTAAAGAGTGCTGTAAGTTTAACTTGAACCATGAAGGCAAATTGGTAGGCGAGTCCAATTGCAGTCGTTGTAATTAA
- the ggt gene encoding gamma-glutamyltransferase, whose translation MIRLIGFLFGIILFINCKNIPSPVPKGLVTENAMVVSAREEASKIGSDILQKGGNAFDAMVATELALAVAYPFAGNIGGGGFMVYRMADGEVGGLDYREKAPLSAHKDMYLDSLGNVVPGKSTLGATAVGVPGTVAGVIAVHKKFGTLPLNELLAPVIALAEKGVIVTQKQEERLEAYREQFIAVNGDSTFFAKTFKEGDTIKYKALSNTLKKIAKEGKDGFYKGEVAEKLSAFIQSKGGYVTVEDLARYEAKWRNPLKFTYKDLTIISMSPPSSGGFTIQQILKMMEPYEVSKFGHNSAKTIQLFTEAARRAYADRNYYLGDPDFVDLPMNELLSDSYLQQRMAAFSFDKATKSSEVSHGEVSIVESDETTHYSIVDSFGNAVSATTTINAGYGSKLFSDELGFFLNNEMDDFSAKPGVPNMFGLIGAEANSIMPEKRMLSSMTPTIVEKKGKLWMVVGTPGGSTIITAVAQTILNGYEFNMSMQAAVDAPRFHHQWMPDNVVFEPQGFSPELLTELKSKGYIINEERTPIIGKVDAIMVLPDGRFEGGADHRGDDTAVGF comes from the coding sequence ATGATTCGGTTAATTGGTTTCCTATTTGGAATAATCCTATTTATCAATTGCAAGAATATACCTTCTCCTGTCCCAAAAGGATTGGTGACAGAAAATGCCATGGTGGTATCGGCACGCGAGGAAGCTTCCAAAATTGGATCGGACATTCTTCAAAAAGGTGGGAATGCTTTTGATGCCATGGTAGCAACAGAATTGGCCCTTGCCGTAGCCTATCCCTTTGCAGGAAATATTGGCGGAGGCGGATTTATGGTATACAGAATGGCTGACGGGGAAGTTGGAGGCTTGGACTATCGGGAGAAAGCCCCTTTATCTGCGCATAAGGACATGTACTTGGATTCTTTAGGGAATGTTGTTCCGGGAAAAAGCACTTTGGGAGCAACAGCGGTAGGAGTTCCGGGAACCGTAGCCGGTGTAATAGCAGTACACAAAAAATTTGGAACCTTGCCCCTAAACGAGTTGTTGGCACCCGTAATTGCCTTGGCGGAAAAAGGAGTTATAGTCACCCAAAAACAGGAAGAACGATTGGAGGCTTACAGGGAGCAATTTATAGCGGTAAATGGCGATAGTACCTTTTTTGCAAAGACCTTTAAGGAAGGGGACACCATAAAATACAAGGCCTTGTCCAATACCCTAAAAAAAATTGCCAAAGAAGGTAAAGACGGATTTTACAAGGGGGAAGTGGCCGAAAAATTGAGTGCTTTTATTCAAAGTAAAGGTGGATATGTAACTGTGGAAGATTTGGCACGCTATGAGGCCAAATGGCGTAATCCCCTAAAATTTACGTATAAAGATTTGACAATCATTTCTATGAGTCCGCCCAGTAGCGGTGGCTTTACCATACAACAGATTTTAAAGATGATGGAACCCTATGAGGTTTCCAAATTCGGCCATAACTCGGCCAAAACCATCCAATTGTTTACAGAGGCGGCAAGGCGGGCCTATGCTGATCGAAATTATTATTTGGGAGATCCAGATTTTGTGGATCTCCCGATGAACGAGTTGTTGAGCGATTCGTATTTACAACAGAGAATGGCAGCTTTTAGTTTTGATAAGGCTACAAAATCATCTGAGGTCTCCCATGGAGAAGTGTCCATTGTGGAGAGTGATGAGACTACCCATTATTCTATCGTAGATTCTTTTGGTAATGCAGTGTCTGCCACCACTACCATTAACGCTGGTTATGGTTCCAAACTTTTTTCGGATGAACTTGGATTTTTCCTAAACAATGAAATGGACGATTTTAGTGCCAAACCAGGAGTACCAAATATGTTTGGATTAATTGGTGCCGAGGCCAATAGCATTATGCCCGAAAAAAGGATGTTGAGCAGTATGACCCCAACCATTGTGGAAAAGAAAGGAAAACTTTGGATGGTAGTGGGTACCCCGGGCGGATCTACTATAATTACTGCCGTGGCACAGACGATATTGAACGGGTATGAATTTAATATGAGTATGCAAGCCGCGGTTGATGCCCCACGTTTTCACCACCAATGGATGCCAGATAATGTAGTTTTTGAACCCCAAGGTTTCTCTCCAGAACTATTGACGGAACTAAAAAGCAAGGGATATATCATAAATGAGGAGCGCACACCTATAATAGGAAAGGTAGATGCCATTATGGTACTGCCCGATGGCCGTTTTGAAGGAGGAGCCGACCACCGTGGGGATGATACCGCAGTTGGATTTTAA
- a CDS encoding BCCT family transporter, with product MSVKVTRKEKSSKFLGLVVNKTVFFGATLILIASVVFTLIFEKEADYYFGIAQSYVSAHGGWIYTLSANLFIIFCLYMALGKFGNIRIGGKSAKPEFSVWAWFAMLFSAGIGNGLVLFSIADPVRDFLNPPRLAGQEPAIIAQEAINFSFLHHGIHGWAIYSVVGLSLAYFTFNRKMPLTLRSAFYPLLGNRIYGWMGDVIDIMAVITTLFGLATTIGFGVGQINSGLTHVFGVPSSLFYQILIIVAVTLAATISAFSGVDKGVQMLSKLNVRVASAIFLLVLILGPTTFILKSYIQNIGSYLTNFVDMATWTEALRGTDWQKTRTIMYWGWWISWSPFVGTFIARISKGRTIKEFILCVLILPALVTFLWFSAFGGTTMRDILMGDTAMIAAVNDNISTALYVFFEKFPFHMLLKVLGVVLIGSFIITSADSGALVVDSIISGGKLKTPRFQRVIWAMATGVIAAVLMYGGGLNALQTAVTISGLPFAILLIMMCFSLFTGMKEDHEKEEREQKLLEKETYRKNILQLVNKEREARNLVATELKEEKSTLTDNK from the coding sequence ATGTCAGTAAAAGTAACAAGAAAAGAAAAGTCTTCAAAATTTTTGGGATTGGTGGTCAACAAGACCGTCTTTTTTGGGGCCACTTTAATCCTTATAGCCAGTGTAGTGTTTACTTTAATTTTTGAGAAGGAGGCAGATTATTATTTTGGAATTGCGCAAAGTTATGTTTCCGCGCATGGGGGATGGATCTATACCTTATCGGCCAATCTGTTCATTATATTTTGCCTGTACATGGCTTTAGGTAAATTTGGAAATATCCGTATTGGGGGTAAAAGTGCCAAACCAGAATTTAGTGTCTGGGCTTGGTTTGCCATGTTGTTCAGTGCGGGGATAGGAAACGGATTGGTATTATTTAGTATCGCGGATCCGGTGCGCGATTTTTTAAACCCACCTCGATTAGCAGGGCAGGAACCGGCAATTATTGCTCAAGAAGCTATTAATTTCTCGTTTCTTCATCACGGAATTCACGGTTGGGCCATTTATTCGGTTGTGGGATTATCCTTGGCCTATTTTACCTTTAACCGAAAAATGCCACTTACCCTACGTTCTGCCTTCTATCCACTATTGGGAAATAGGATTTATGGATGGATGGGAGATGTAATCGATATAATGGCGGTTATCACCACCCTATTCGGATTGGCCACTACTATAGGCTTTGGAGTAGGACAGATCAACTCTGGGCTCACCCATGTTTTTGGTGTCCCAAGTTCCCTATTTTATCAAATACTCATTATTGTTGCGGTTACTCTTGCAGCCACCATATCGGCATTTAGTGGGGTAGATAAGGGGGTTCAAATGCTTAGTAAACTAAATGTTAGAGTCGCTTCAGCCATCTTTCTACTCGTCCTTATTTTGGGTCCAACGACCTTTATTTTAAAATCCTATATCCAAAATATAGGGAGTTATCTTACCAATTTTGTGGATATGGCCACTTGGACGGAAGCGCTAAGGGGAACCGATTGGCAGAAAACGAGAACCATTATGTATTGGGGATGGTGGATTTCCTGGTCGCCTTTCGTAGGTACGTTCATCGCTAGGATCTCTAAGGGAAGAACCATAAAAGAATTTATCCTTTGTGTGTTGATACTACCGGCTTTGGTCACATTCCTTTGGTTTAGTGCCTTCGGAGGGACTACTATGCGCGACATTCTTATGGGAGATACGGCAATGATCGCTGCGGTAAACGATAATATTTCGACCGCTTTATACGTGTTTTTTGAAAAATTTCCTTTCCACATGTTACTGAAGGTTTTGGGAGTAGTGTTGATCGGTAGTTTTATAATTACTTCGGCAGACTCGGGTGCCTTGGTCGTAGATAGCATTATTTCTGGCGGAAAACTGAAGACCCCTCGATTTCAACGGGTGATTTGGGCCATGGCTACCGGGGTCATAGCAGCAGTACTTATGTATGGCGGTGGACTAAATGCCCTGCAGACTGCGGTTACCATTTCTGGGCTCCCTTTTGCCATATTACTCATAATGATGTGCTTTTCGCTCTTTACCGGTATGAAGGAAGACCATGAAAAAGAGGAACGGGAACAAAAACTGCTGGAAAAGGAAACCTATAGGAAAAACATTCTTCAATTGGTAAATAAGGAACGTGAAGCACGAAACTTGGTTGCAACTGAACTAAAAGAAGAAAAATCAACATTAACCGATAATAAATAG
- a CDS encoding cytochrome c biogenesis protein CcdA: MKNKILKIIGKTIVLLPIGLSFWVLINGFDLHNWVYPVISGLVLSFGIVFWNLFDYEKYDDMGMVDFLESKHILKIKNNKENWTSINQMIETPFEKLQVLEKTDDNIKVQINRKFINSILTARKSENEILVAIEKKYMNFLPDKAVNYNTLRKIENETKNILDTPLSNSKA; encoded by the coding sequence ATGAAAAATAAAATATTAAAAATAATTGGAAAGACCATTGTGCTCTTGCCTATCGGACTTTCCTTTTGGGTATTAATAAACGGATTTGACCTCCATAATTGGGTTTATCCCGTAATTTCAGGATTGGTACTCTCCTTCGGGATTGTGTTTTGGAATTTGTTCGATTATGAGAAGTATGACGACATGGGTATGGTGGATTTCCTTGAATCCAAACATATTTTAAAAATTAAGAACAATAAGGAGAATTGGACTAGCATTAATCAAATGATAGAAACTCCATTCGAAAAGCTACAAGTTCTGGAAAAAACGGACGACAATATAAAGGTTCAGATCAACAGGAAATTTATAAATTCCATACTTACAGCAAGGAAGTCGGAAAATGAAATTTTAGTAGCGATCGAAAAAAAATATATGAACTTTTTACCAGACAAGGCTGTGAATTATAATACTCTAAGGAAGATTGAGAATGAGACTAAAAACATTTTAGACACCCCCCTTTCCAATAGTAAAGCATAG
- a CDS encoding DUF5602 domain-containing protein gives MRFKHLKFMGVGSMLLLMSLGCSKESTVGDALEPINGKAVLKANKTNTYYGPQISLGNGHVRSWIRIAKDGTPEELGVEMSAKSLTGLPSGPGHTSLVLPLHKKAMENTPFDHVFFNWNPEGHEPPGAFDVPHFDVHFVMVSVAEREAIPSWSPETDLLFNTYPPPGYIPDGYVTPPGAGTAEPLMGKHWLPLSIFSAPGVIDPNYVFQNILLYGSYNGKVLFLEPMDTLEFLNSMASFSSDFPLPDKYEHSSYYPTSYNIFADSKHDRHYISLSNFEHRDAD, from the coding sequence ATGAGATTTAAACATTTGAAATTCATGGGAGTGGGAAGTATGCTGCTCTTAATGAGTCTAGGCTGTAGTAAGGAATCTACAGTAGGAGATGCGCTGGAACCCATCAATGGTAAGGCTGTTTTAAAAGCCAACAAAACGAATACCTACTATGGCCCCCAAATATCCTTGGGAAATGGCCATGTACGGTCATGGATTAGGATTGCAAAAGATGGAACCCCAGAAGAATTGGGTGTTGAAATGAGTGCCAAATCCCTTACAGGGTTGCCTTCCGGACCAGGCCATACCTCTTTGGTACTGCCACTTCACAAGAAAGCAATGGAAAACACTCCTTTTGATCATGTGTTTTTTAATTGGAATCCAGAAGGCCATGAACCACCAGGTGCTTTTGATGTTCCTCATTTTGATGTTCATTTTGTCATGGTTTCGGTAGCAGAAAGGGAGGCAATCCCCTCCTGGTCACCAGAAACAGATCTATTATTCAACACCTATCCACCTCCTGGTTATATACCCGATGGATATGTTACCCCGCCAGGAGCTGGAACTGCAGAACCATTAATGGGAAAACACTGGTTACCCTTGTCCATTTTTTCCGCCCCAGGGGTCATAGATCCCAACTATGTATTCCAGAATATCCTTTTGTATGGTTCCTATAACGGGAAGGTACTATTCCTAGAACCAATGGACACTTTGGAGTTTTTAAATAGCATGGCTTCCTTTAGTAGTGATTTTCCATTACCGGACAAATATGAGCACTCTTCGTATTATCCTACTTCCTATAATATATTTGCTGATTCCAAACATGACAGGCATTATATTTCTTTAAGCAATTTTGAACATCGCGATGCCGATTAA
- the rlmF gene encoding 23S rRNA (adenine(1618)-N(6))-methyltransferase RlmF → MHSKNPFIKDYDFERLILHHPILGDFVFVNDYGTKTIKFGDKEAVKALNTALLKFHYGLTYWDIPEKNLCPPIPGRLDYLLHIADLIPKRNIHLLDIGTGANLIYPILACRHFDWECTGSEVDLDSLKNAQQLIRKNEVLKKITLRHQPFKNSILEHIVLSNDAFDVVVCNPPFFKNSSDAQQKNKRKVHNLGLTEADSQNFGGLSNELWYKGGETAFIKKMAVESVQFKDQIHWFTSLISQKENLKDIKRAVNKTLPSTVKVIQMDQGNKKSRFIAWTFQG, encoded by the coding sequence ATGCATTCAAAAAATCCGTTTATAAAAGATTATGATTTTGAAAGGTTAATTTTACATCATCCTATTCTGGGGGATTTTGTTTTTGTAAACGATTATGGCACCAAGACTATAAAATTTGGTGACAAAGAAGCTGTAAAGGCGTTAAATACCGCCTTATTAAAATTCCATTACGGGCTTACTTATTGGGACATTCCGGAAAAAAATCTTTGTCCCCCTATCCCAGGCAGGTTAGATTATCTGTTGCACATAGCAGACCTCATCCCCAAAAGAAATATTCATTTATTGGACATCGGTACCGGAGCCAACTTAATCTATCCCATTTTAGCATGCCGTCATTTTGATTGGGAATGTACTGGGAGCGAGGTAGATTTGGATTCTCTAAAAAATGCCCAACAGCTCATAAGGAAAAACGAGGTTTTGAAAAAAATAACATTACGCCATCAACCCTTCAAGAATAGTATATTGGAGCATATTGTACTCTCAAATGATGCTTTTGATGTGGTGGTCTGTAACCCTCCCTTCTTTAAAAATAGTTCAGATGCGCAACAGAAAAATAAGCGCAAGGTCCATAACCTTGGACTTACAGAAGCTGATTCTCAAAATTTCGGCGGACTCTCCAACGAATTGTGGTACAAGGGCGGAGAAACAGCATTTATAAAAAAAATGGCAGTAGAAAGTGTTCAATTTAAGGATCAAATACATTGGTTTACCTCTTTAATATCCCAAAAAGAAAACTTAAAAGATATTAAAAGAGCCGTTAATAAAACCCTACCTTCTACAGTTAAGGTGATCCAAATGGACCAAGGCAATAAAAAGAGTCGGTTTATTGCATGGACCTTTCAAGGCTAA